Sequence from the Thermodesulfobacteriota bacterium genome:
GTCTCTATACAAAGAAGCTCGAGGAAACTTGGTGAAGCTTGGTTTTTTAATTAATATATCAGAAAAATGCAGAAAATCAAGTTGCCAAAAAAGGAGGATACATGACAATTCAAATTTTGCACCCCTCAGTTATATTATTTTCTTCCAGGCGACAAATTTATCTTCAAGAATAGATTTATCCGGTTGACTTGGTCAGGGGCTTTTAGTATTGCAGCTGAAATCAAAATAAAAAGTGAAAGGATAAAAAATCATGGAAAGAACACTATCAATAATCAAACCCGACGGTGTGGCCCGCGGCTTAATCGGTGAGGTGATCAGACGACTTGAAAAAAGTAATTTTAAGATCATTGCCATGAAAATGCTCCACATGACCAAACAGCAGGCGGAAGGCTTTTATGCCGTTCACCAGGGGCGACCTTTTTTTGCCAGTCTGACCGATTTTATGTCATCCGGCCCTGCCGTGATGATGGTTCTTGAAGGTGAAGATGTGATAGCAAAATACCGTGAATTAATGGGGGCCACCAATTACAAGGAGGCGGCAGAAGGGACGATCAGGGCGGATTTTGCCACCGACATAGAAAAAAATGTAGTACACGGCTCCGATGCCCCGGATACCGCTGCCTTTGAAATCGGTTATTTTTTTAACAGTTTTGAAATTATCGGCTGATGCCCAAAAGAGTCAATTTAAGCCACATTTCTATTGTTCTGCATAAACCGAAACATCCTGAAAACATCGGGGCTGCCGCCCGTTCCATGCGTAATATGGGATTCAGTCAGCTTGTGGTGGTAAATCCGAAAAACTATATTCCTAAAAAAGTTCTTAAACTGGCTACCCATGAGGCAGCAGATATTGTAGAACATATAAAATTCCACCAAGACTTAAAAGAAGCGTTATCAGGGTATAATTATGTCGTGGGAACCACCGCACGGCTTGGCGGGGAGCGGCAGATTGTCAATTCTCCTTCTAAGCTGGCCGAAAAGCTGATTCCTATCTCCCATGAAAACCGGGTTGCCATTGTGTTTGGCCCTGAAGATAGGGGTCTGTCCAACAAAGATATCAGATTTTGCCATGTACTGGTAAACATTCCGACCGCTGAATTTTCTTCTCTAAACCTTGCACAGGCTGTGATGATCATCTGTTTTGAAATCTTTTCCGCAGGAAGAGAAGAAAATGAAGAATTTGTGCCCCGTCTGGCAAACCGTCATGAACTTGACGGAATGTATGATCAGCTTAAAGATATACTGGTTAAAATCAGCTATATTAACCATGAAAATCCAGATTACTGGATGAACAAGCTGCGCTACTTTTTTACCCGCATGCAGCTCAGGGCGAGAGAAGTGAGTATTATAAGAGGGATATGCCGCCAGATCGACTGGTATGGGAAAAAGCGATATGAAGATGGTTTAAAAAAACAAAAATAACCAGGGGAGTTTCTTATCAATGGCCTTTTTTGCGAACCGTTTGAATTTTAATGATTGTTAAGGCGGATACGGGCAAATGGGCGCTTCACCGGACGAACTGAGTAAAGATTGATAAATTCCCCGGACCCAACTGTATTGCACTTAAGTTCTTTCTTAACGATTTCTAATACAGTCAGATTCCTCATTTAAAACGGAACATATTTTTAAGAATTATTATAATGGTGCCAGTAAAACAGTGGCGATTGCCTCGGTTTGTTCCGGCCAGCCATCACTATTTAATATCCGCATGATAAGCCTGTAGAGACTTTATTTCCGATTTTCTTTTTCTTCGTGCTGCGATGCCTCTGGCCGCTGCCAGGGCAGCAGCTGTGGTGGTGATATTTAAAATTTTATATTCAATTGCTGCCTTCCGGATATAAGAGTCGTCGTCCTGACTTTCCTTGCCACTGGGGGTATTGACAATCAGTTGAATTTCTCCGTTTTTTATGGCATCAACGATGTTAGGCCTGCCGTATCCCAGCTTACGGATTGTCTCAGATTCAATCCCTTTCTCCTTTAGAAACTGATGGGTTCCTTTTGTGGCCAGAATTTTAAATCCCAAATCGCTAAACAACCTGGCAGGTTCAAACGCCCTTAGCTTATCTTTGTTGGCAATGGTAATTAGAACGGTCCCTTCCAAAGGCAATGTCAACTGGGTTGCTTTCTGTGATTTAAAAAACGCAAGACCGAATGATTTGGCCAGGCCCAGCACCTCACCGGTAGAGCGCATCTCAGGACCCAGAAGGGGATCAACCTCGGGAAACATTTTAAAGGGAAACACCGCTTCCTTAACCCCAAAATGAGGGATTTGCTTTGGTTTAAGATTAAGATCAGAAATTTTACTGCCCATCACCACCTGGGTGGCAAGTCGTGCCATGGAGATGTTGCAAACCTTGGAAACAATCGGCACGGTTCGTGAAGCCCTGGGGTTGGCCTCAAGTATATAAATGGTATCTTTTGCAATGGCATATTGGATATTCATCAACCCGACCACATTGAGCTCAATTGCAATTTTTCTGGTGTATTCATAAATGGTTTCAATATGCTTCACCGGTATGCTTACCGGAGGAATCACACATGCGCTGTCGCCGGAATGCACACCTGCCAGTTCAATATGCTCCATTACTGCAGGAACAAATGCATCGGTTCCGTCTGCGATGGCGTCCGCTTCAGCCTCAATGGCATTTTCCAGAAATTTGTCGATCAGGATCGGACGTTCCGGTGAAACACCTACGGCGGCCGTCATGTAATGGATAAGCATTTCTTCGTCCAGCACCACTTCCATTGCACGTCCACCGAGAACATAAGAAGGTCGAACCATCAGCGGGTATCCGATTCTGTTGGCTATTTCCAACGCTTTTTCCAGTGTGCTCGCCATGCCGGATTCAGGTTGCGGAATTGCCAGTTTTCGCATTACCTTTCTGAAGCGATCCCTATCTTCTGCCAGATCGATTGTCTCCGGAGAAGTTCCCAAAATTTTTACTCCGGCTTCTTCAAGTTCGTTGGCGATATTAAGCGGTGTTTGGCCGCCGAACTGAACGATCACTCCCCGAGGTTTTTCTTTTTCATATATACTTAAAACATCTTCACAGGTCAGGGGCTCAAAATACAGTTTGTCCGATGTGTCGTAATCGGTGGAGACTGTTTCAGGATTGCAATTCACCATGATCGATTCATACCCTGCATCACGGATGGCAAAGGCCGCGTGTACACAACAGTAGTCAAACTCAATTCCCTGTCCGATCCGGTTCGGGCCTCCGCCAAGGACCATGATCTTTTTCCGGTTGCTTACCTTAACCTTGTTTGGAGCATTATAGGTAGAGTAATAGTATGCGGCATTTTCCACTCCACTGACCGGTACCGCTTCCCAGTTTTGTACCATGCCAAGTGAAATACGTTTTTGTCGAATATCTTTCTCTGAAGTTTCCAGAAGAAAGGAGAGATACCTGTCGGCAAATCCGTCTTTTTTTGCCCGGATGAGCAGATCGTCCGGAAGCACCTGCCCCTTATAACTTAAAATTTCCTCTTCAAGATCCACCAGTTCCTTCATTTGTTCGATGAACCATGGTTTAATATGAGTGAGTTCATAAAGTGCCTGAATATCGGCTCCCTTTCGAAGGGCTTCGTACATGATAAACTGACGTTCGCTGGTGGCATCTACCAGCATACTCATTAATTCGCTCAAAGATTTTTCGTTGAAATCTTTGGCAAAACCGAGACCGTAACGGTCAATTTCAAGGGAGCGGATCGCCTTGTGAAAAGCTTCCTTGTAGTTCTTTCCGATACTCATGGCTTCACCCACCGCACGCATCTGAGTGCCGAGTTTATCTTCAACTCCTTCAAACTTTTCAAAAGCCCATCTGGCAAATTTCACCACCACATACTCCCCGGAGGGTGTATATTTCTCAAGGGTGCCGTCGCGCCAATAAGGAATTTCGTCCATTGTCAATCCACCGGCCAGCATGGAAGAAACCAGAGCAATGGGAAAACCGGTTGCCTTGGATGCCAGCGCGGAGGATCTGGAAGTTCGGGGATTAATCTCTATTACAACCACACGGCCGGTTTCCGGGTCATGGGCAAATTGAATATTGGTACCTCCGATGACCTCAATCGCCTCCACGATATCGTATGAATATTTCTGCAGACGTTTTTGCAGTTCGCTATCAATGGTTAGCATGGGTGCGGTACAGTATGAGTCTCCGGTGTGAACTCCCATGGCATCCACATTTTCGATAAAACAAACGGTGATCATCTGGTTCTTTGCATCTCTGACGACTTCCAGCTCTAGCTCTTCCCATCCGAGGACCGATTCTTCCACCAGGATTTGGTTTACCAGACTTTCAGACAGACCGCGGGCGGCAACAGTCCGAAGTTCTTCAATATTATACACCAGACCGCCACCTGTCCCACCCATGGTATAGGCCGGACGAATGACCACAGGATACCCCATCTTCCCTGCAATTTTTTCTGCATCTTCAACGTTGTTAACTGTCTGACTCCTGGGCATTTCAATTCCCAGTCGATTCATCGTTTCTTTAAAGGCGGTGCGATCCTCTCCACGCTCAATGGCATCAATGTTTACACCGATCACCTTCACCCCGTATTTTTCCAGCACACCCGCCTTTGCCAGCTCGGACGATAAATTCAGCGCTGACTGGCCGCCAAGGTTCGGAAGCAGGGCATCGGGGCGCTCATGGGCAATAATGTCGGCGAGTACATTCAGAGTAAGGGGTTCAATATAGGTAATATCGGCCATACCGGGATCGGTCATGATGGTTGCAGGGTTTGAGTTCACCAAGACGATTTCATAGCCAAGAGAACGCAGGGCTTTGCATGCCTGGGTGCCGGAGTAGTCAAACTCACAGGCCTGTCCAATAATAATAGGTCCTGAACCGATGATCAGTACTTTTTTAATGTCGTTGCGTCTGGGCATTCATAACTCCTTTCAAAGGTTCTTTTCTATATATAACTCAAGTTTCGCATCCTTGCGTTTATTCAACGGCATAGACGATAAGGGATAAAAATAAATTTTAAAAGCGAAATATACTTTCCGTGATTTTAACGCCGGCGCCCATCCATACATATAACATGGATGCTTAATCCTCTATTCAAACCAATATGTTGTATCTTTAATGCGCCTGATCCAATGTGGGGATTCTTCCGGTGCTGTTTGCAAAATACAGCAAATTGATTTCGCTTTAAAAATGTTATTTTTACCCTTTACCGTCTTAACCACGGCGGAAATCAGGGGTGCGAAACTTGAGTATGTAATTTATGAATTCGCAAAAAGTCGGTTTTTAATTTTAGGTAACTCAACTTCCAGAAGCTGTTTCAAATCCATTTTCAGAGTTGATTTTGCTCGATGGCGTCGTAAAAAGGTTCATATACAAGGCGTAGCGGTTTTTCAGGGACGAGACTATACGATATAGTATGTCGAGTTTCTGAAAAACCGCTACAACGCAGTAGATGAGCCTTTTTACGATGCCATCAAAAATAACTGGACCCGTCCCAGCAATGTGTACACAATTTTTCTTTTGGCAGGCCTATCGCTTCCACCAGGTCTTCCAGTTTTTGAAATTTTAATGAGGTAAGCTTCAACTTATCCCTTATTTTATCTGTCATTGCCATATTTCTTTCCGATCCTGCAGTCGCATACTCATCCAGGAACCGATCGTCACTCCCTTCAAGCTCACTGATCGCTTTTCGGCCAGCAAGGTCAAGCGTTGAGCGTGAGGTTGAAAAGTTTAAAAAGTCACAGGGATAAATCAAGGTGGGGCAAGCCGGGCGCATGTGGACTTCAACAGCACCGTAATCAAATAATATTTGTACGTTATCCTGCAACTGGGTACCTCTTACGATTGAATCTTCACAAAAAAGAATCTTTTTTCCCTCAACCATCGACCTGACCAGAATCAACTTCATTCTGGCAACCAGATCTCTTATACTTTGAGTTTGGGGCATAAAGCTTCTGGGCCAGGTGGGTGTATATTTTACAAAGGGGCGTTTATAGGGAATTCCTTTCTCATTCGCATAGCCGATGGCATGTCCCGTACCGGAATCGGGAATTCCTGCCACATAATCGATTTCTACGCCATCATTTTTTGCCAGACTGCAACCGCATCTGTACCTGACCTGCTCCACATTAATGGCCTCATATTCAGAGGCCGGATAACCGTAATAAACCCACAGAAATGCACATACCTGCATCTTATCGTTCGGTTTCTTTCTCTGTTCATATCCATCTGCGGTGATAAGAACAATTTCACCGGGTCCAAGATGCTTTTGGATGCGATATCCCAGATTGGGGAATGCACATGTTTCCGATGATACCGCAAAAGCGTTTTCCTTTTTCCCAATGGCAATAGGGGTTCGGCCCAATTTGTCCCTTGCAGCAAAAACTCCTTTTTCCGTGAGCAAAAGCATCGAGCAGGAACCTTTAATGAGTTCCTGGGCATTTTCGATCCCTTCCTCAAAGGAGCCTTTTTCACAAATCAACATCGCGGCCAGCTCAGTCGGGTTAGTGACCCCGCCGCTTGTTTCGGAAAAATGCATTTTCTTATTAAATTCTTTATTTACCAGTTCTTCGATATTGTTAATTTTACCCACTGTGACAATTCCGAATGTTCCTAAATGAGAACCGATTATGAGAGGCTGGGAATCGTAGTCACTGATAACTCCAATGCCCTTGTTCCCCATAAGATTCGGAAGATCGGATTCAAATTTGGATCTGAAATAATCATTTTCAATGTTGTGGATTGACCTGGAAAAGCCGTTGGGATTTGTAACCGCAAGGCCACCCCGTTTGGTTCCGAGATGAGAATGATAATCGGTTCCGTAAAACAAATCATTGGTACAATTTTCTTTTGAAACACACCCGAATAAACCGCCCATGGATAGCATCTCCTTTTTGTTGGCGATAGAAATTTGATGGCGTCGTAAAAAGCTGAATGACCACAGAGATCAAAGAGATAATTAGTTATTAAATCAAGATATTTTCTGTATTTTCCGTAAACTCAGTGGTGAAAAATCATTCTTCGCGAAACCATTAATCTTGAATATAGAACCATTGCCCTGAATTTTTTATTTGAGTAGTGCGATCGACAAAACTACGTTTAAATCTTCTTGTTGTCAATCTTGAAACCAACTTTGTTTAAAAATTGAAAAAATTATCTATTTTTTTCCATAAAGGCGTTCCAGATGTTCATTATTTTTTTCCGCAGTCGGTAAAATTTATCTTCAGGTACTTCGGCGCTTTTTTCTTGGAGACTGAACCTGTGAGCCACGGCTCTGAATATCAGGTAGGCGTGCCTGAGCAGGTTGGCAGTATATTCATCAACGACCTTGATTTCAGTTAGGGACTGAAGCTGGCGGACATTATCGGTGAAATTTAAAAGTTCCGGATATTTGTTGGAATTTAATAGAACCAGGTACTGAACCAGAAATTCGATATCAACCATGCCCCCCTTGTCCTGTTTGATATTAAAAATACCGGGCTTTGGTTTTAATCGTTCCTCACGCAATCGTTCGCGCATGTCGGCCACTTCTTTCCGAAGCTTTGTCTTATCTTTTAGTATGGAAAGAACTCCTTTTCGTACCTTATTAAAATGGTTTATTAAATTGGTATCCCCGCATATAGCTCTTGCTCTTATAAGTGCCTGGTGTTCCCACGTCCAGGCACTTTTATGCTGATATTCGGTGAAGGTGTCTATCTGACTGACCAGAACACCGGCGCTTCCGCTGGGTCGTAATCTCATATCAATTTCATATAAATTTCCCATACGGGTATGAGCAGTTAAAATATGGACGACGCGCTGACCCAGGCGGGCAAAAAACTGTGTATTGTCAATTTGTTGCATACCACCTGTGGTCTGTCCAGCGCTTCCCGCATGAAGAAAGACAAGGTCAAGATCAGAAGCATATCCGAGTTCTATTCCACCAAGTTTTCCATATGCGATTACCACAAATCCCCTGTTGCATTTATTTCCGTCTGCAAGACAGGTGGGGATTCCATGCTTTTCGACCAGATGATTCCATGCCAGGTTGACGACTTCATGTAAAACTGTTTCGGCAATATAGGTGAGATGATCGCTGACACGCATGAGAGGAAGTAATCCGGTTACATCCGCTGCCGCCACCCGCAGGGTGTTGGATTGTTTAAAAATACACAACTGTTCAATCTGGTATTCGAGCTCATGGGTATTTACCTGTCCAAGTTTTTTATTAAGTTCTTCTTTGAGCTCGTCCTTTTGTGGCGGGGCATAAAGGGTGCGGGGGTCCAGAAGTTCATCCAAAAGTACGGGATGGGCGGCCAACCGGGATGTGATCAGAGGGCTGGCACATGACAATTTTACCAGGTGAGTCAGCGCTGAAGGGTTTTCAATCAAAAGGGAAAGATAACTGGTGCGCCTTTCAATGGTTTTAATCAGATCAACAATACGATGTAAAGTCTTATCCGGGTGCCTGACAGTGCTGATTTCTTGCAAAATAATGGGCACCAGCTTATCGAGACGGCTTCGGCCTTCAGTGCTGAGCGTTCGGGTTGCCAGGTCATTTCGCAGATGATCCAGCAGTTGTATTACCTTATTCGGCCTTTGATAGCCTTTATTTAACAGCATTTGAGCTGAATGCTTGTCATCCGTCAATCGAAGCCATATGTTGCCAAATTCATCTGAAGTCTTTTCATTTGTTTTTTTTGAGTCTTTTGTTTCAAGAAGCGCCATAAAATGCGTATGAACATTTTTTCGGTGTCTTTCAAGATGCTCGCCAAATATTGGATAACTAGCAAAACCCATTGACGCAGCCAGCCGTTCTTGGTCTACCGGCTCTGAAGGGAGTTGGTGGGTTTGCTGATCATAAAACTCTTGAAGGCGATGTTCCGTTTTTCTTAAAAATTCATATGCCTGCAACAGTTCGTCGCAAACATTCTGAGGGAAATAGTTTTCCCTATAAAGAATTCTTAATACCTTTTGAATCGGTCGTTCCTGAAGAACGGGTAAAACTCCTCCCCTTAGGAGTTGAAATATCTGTCCGAAAAATTCGATTTCACGTATTCCTCCGGGACCCAGTTTGATATCTTGTTTCATCCCTTTCTTTTTGACCTCAAGAGAAATTTTTTTCTTCATATCCCTTAAGGATCCAAAAACACCATAATCAAGATACCTGCGATAAATAAAAGGCTTGAGTTTATTCAGGAGTTTTTCCCCGGCCTTTTTATCACCGGCAACGACCCTTGCCTTTATCCACGCATAACGCTCCCATTCACGTCCCTGATGTTGATAATACTGCTCCATGGCGTCGAAACTCATGCACAACGGTCCATTTTCACCAAAAGGGCGAAGCCGGGTATCGACTCGAAAGACAAAACCATCTGAAGTCACTCTTCCGATTACCCTGATCAGTTGCCGGCAAAGATGTAGAAAGAATTCCTCATTACTTATCGTTTTAGGTCCCTGTTTTGTGTTTCCCTGTTCGGGAAAGGCGAGAATCAGATCCACGTCGGAGGAAAAATTCAGTTCATGTCCGCCAAGCTTCCCCATGCCGATGACAATAAGGTTTAGAGGTAAGTTATCAGCTCCGGTGGGAATTCCGAATTGTGTGCACAGCCGGTTATAAAGAATTGAAAGTGTTTGGTCTATGCAGGCATCGGCAAAGGCTGAAAGATCCGACATGGTTTCCGCCAAATCCGCAAGGCCTGTCAGGTCCCGCCATGCAATACGAACCATTTCGCGGGTTCGAAAAACACGGAGAGCCTCCTCAAGTTCCGGGTCTTCCTTGATACCGGAAAGAGATGTTTTAAGTGTATCGCTGTATGACTCGGACGAATAGCGTCGGTGAAGGTCGCCGCTTTCCATAAGGGTGGCTATCATTTCAGGGTTGCGGGTGCAGGATATGGCAACAAAATCGCTAAAGGCAAATACTTGCTTGAGTTCTCTAAGAAATTTAGGGTTTTGAGGAATAGTAATATTCGCTTCATCTGATGCAATACAAAAGTCATCCCATTTTCTCTTAAAATCCGTGGCCAGAATTTCCGGAAGCTCTTTATGATGTTTCATACAATGAATAGGGTGTTATGGATCATAACTCTTATGATAAGAAGGGGTAAGTTTTGATAAAGCATTTAAATCATTTAATAATATCTTGATGGCATCGTTCCAAGGCTCACATACAAGGCGTAGCGGTTTTTCAGGGAGGAGACTATACAAACAGTATGTCGAGTTTCTGAAAAACAGCTACAACGCAGTAGATGAGTCTTGGAACGATGCCATCAGTTTTTCGATGCCTGTTTTATTAGAGAGACTGCACCGGAGATTTGCTCCTTTTTTGAAATTTCAAACGCCGAATAACCAAACTTGTCTCTCAACAGGTTTATAACCGGCGGTATTTTGAAAGTATCCGGCTTTCCGCGTATGGTTATTTTTAACGAATGGTTGTGAGGTTGAATTTTCACCGTCCAGAAAATATCAGGTGTTTCATCGAATTTTCCCGTACGCGGTTCATAGTGCAGTTCTCCTTTAAAATGACGCCTGATTGACGAAAGTAACACTTCGCCAAAGCTTCGGATATCAGGGGGAAGTTCAATGAGAAAAAGTTTATCGCCCGGGGGTACCACCTGTGAAGGTTGATGTTGGGATTGTTTTGCCGGTGGCTTTTTTTCTGAGATTTTTCTGGTTTGAACCGGTTTTTTTTCAGGCTTTGGTGAACTGTCGGCAACCGTTTTTTGCTCTGACGGAAAATCGCTTAAAAGAATAATTTTGCTGGTACTGCCGATATTAATCAGCCGGGTTGATTTTGGATCAAAAGTAATGCGCCGATTTTTTTCATCAAAGTGAATTTCAGATTCTAACAGCAGGATGCTAAAAGGGCCTATTTTGCTTTTACAATCTCCGAAAGCACCAGTTTCGTCGGGATCAAGCACAGCCTTCCAGACTCCATCCCCAATTCGCCTGACACTTTCAATTGTAACTTTTAACCCCATGGTATTTCTCCGGGCGCTTTTTGAGAAAACCCTTAGTAACAGCAAATGTAGCCGAACTATAGAAATCCAAATACCGGATGCCGCCCTTATTGTCAACTTGTCATTTTTTATCTGCAGGTTTCTGTAAAAATCAAATTGCGTTTGAAGATTGGGTGATGAAGATTTTATTAAGCAGGTAAAATTTAATCAAAAGGGTCGATAATCTGAACTTCTGCTTTTTTAAAATCCTCAGCGTTTCTTGTAACATATATAATTCTAACAACCTTGAAACATGGTTGGAATCCCAATTAACCTGTCAAATATGACATGGCTTCCTTCAATTTCTTGCGAACCAACAAGCGTCTCATTGAAGATGAATACTTTATCCGGCCTGTATGCCTGGATAAAACTCCTGAGTGATCGACTTACCCTGGGCCGTTTGAGAGATCCGGCCTTGACTTCAACTGCGGTAAGCTGCTCTGCTCTTCGAATGATAAAATCAACTTCTGCCCCGGAACTTGATCGCCAGTATAGTATCGTATCCAATAAAGGATTCGTATGCTTATATAGTTCTGTAAAAACAAGGTTTTCCGTTAGAGCACCAAGGTCTGCCCGTTGATTTCCAGCGGCAAATCCTCCAAACAAAAGATTTCGCAGACCGTTATCTATGAAAAATATTTTAGGTGTAGACGTAACTTCAGCGCGTTTACCTCCCACAAAAGGCCCAACCAGTTTCACAAGATGACTTTCCACCATTAGATTGATGTATTCAATTACAGTATTGACACTAACCCCCACGCTTTCGGCCCAGTTTGAAAAATTGACAAGATTGCCGATTTGAGAAGAAGCCAGGGATAGAAGCTTCCTGAAAGCATCAGGGCGCTTGATTTTGTATATATCTGAAGCATCACGCAATACAAAGGCTTCAACTAATTGTGCAAGGATAGCTTGTTTATCCTGATTCAGAACTACCTCCGGGTATCCACCCCATATGAGAAGTTCTTTCCAGTTCAAAGCTGCTTTTTCATCTGTAATTAATGGCGGCAACTCATCAGGCTGAAGCTCGGCCATGCCAAAAGGCAAAAGAAGATGACGGTCTGCACGGCCGGCGAGTGACTCCCGTGTCTTACTCCGCAGGTGATAGCTGGATGATCCGGTAACAAGAATCGGCACGTTCGGTTTTAAATCTACCAATCCTTTTAGAAAAAGACCTGCTTCGGATAGATGTTGGATTTCTTCAAAAAACAGACCCGGAATTGGGCTTGCTATTTCTTTGATGCTGGTTAAGAATAATGCCGGCGATTCACAGATCTCGCGACAGGATGGTTCTTCACAATTTATCAAAAGAAACGGTTGTGATTTAGTTGTAAGATAATGCCAGATAAGTGTTGATTTGCCGGATTGCCTGGGGCCGATAACAAGGTTAACCCTGTTATTGTCACTCTTAAGCGGCGATGTAAGGTGCCGTGGTATAAACCGTTCCGGCAGATGGTTACGCAGCGTCTTTGGCCATGCATTTTTATCAAGCAACCATGGATTATGCCCCAGTAGAACCTGTAAGGTGATTTGATCCATATGT
This genomic interval carries:
- the ndk gene encoding nucleoside-diphosphate kinase encodes the protein MERTLSIIKPDGVARGLIGEVIRRLEKSNFKIIAMKMLHMTKQQAEGFYAVHQGRPFFASLTDFMSSGPAVMMVLEGEDVIAKYRELMGATNYKEAAEGTIRADFATDIEKNVVHGSDAPDTAAFEIGYFFNSFEIIG
- a CDS encoding amidophosphoribosyltransferase — translated: MGGLFGCVSKENCTNDLFYGTDYHSHLGTKRGGLAVTNPNGFSRSIHNIENDYFRSKFESDLPNLMGNKGIGVISDYDSQPLIIGSHLGTFGIVTVGKINNIEELVNKEFNKKMHFSETSGGVTNPTELAAMLICEKGSFEEGIENAQELIKGSCSMLLLTEKGVFAARDKLGRTPIAIGKKENAFAVSSETCAFPNLGYRIQKHLGPGEIVLITADGYEQRKKPNDKMQVCAFLWVYYGYPASEYEAINVEQVRYRCGCSLAKNDGVEIDYVAGIPDSGTGHAIGYANEKGIPYKRPFVKYTPTWPRSFMPQTQSIRDLVARMKLILVRSMVEGKKILFCEDSIVRGTQLQDNVQILFDYGAVEVHMRPACPTLIYPCDFLNFSTSRSTLDLAGRKAISELEGSDDRFLDEYATAGSERNMAMTDKIRDKLKLTSLKFQKLEDLVEAIGLPKEKLCTHCWDGSSYF
- the carB gene encoding carbamoyl-phosphate synthase large subunit — protein: MPRRNDIKKVLIIGSGPIIIGQACEFDYSGTQACKALRSLGYEIVLVNSNPATIMTDPGMADITYIEPLTLNVLADIIAHERPDALLPNLGGQSALNLSSELAKAGVLEKYGVKVIGVNIDAIERGEDRTAFKETMNRLGIEMPRSQTVNNVEDAEKIAGKMGYPVVIRPAYTMGGTGGGLVYNIEELRTVAARGLSESLVNQILVEESVLGWEELELEVVRDAKNQMITVCFIENVDAMGVHTGDSYCTAPMLTIDSELQKRLQKYSYDIVEAIEVIGGTNIQFAHDPETGRVVVIEINPRTSRSSALASKATGFPIALVSSMLAGGLTMDEIPYWRDGTLEKYTPSGEYVVVKFARWAFEKFEGVEDKLGTQMRAVGEAMSIGKNYKEAFHKAIRSLEIDRYGLGFAKDFNEKSLSELMSMLVDATSERQFIMYEALRKGADIQALYELTHIKPWFIEQMKELVDLEEEILSYKGQVLPDDLLIRAKKDGFADRYLSFLLETSEKDIRQKRISLGMVQNWEAVPVSGVENAAYYYSTYNAPNKVKVSNRKKIMVLGGGPNRIGQGIEFDYCCVHAAFAIRDAGYESIMVNCNPETVSTDYDTSDKLYFEPLTCEDVLSIYEKEKPRGVIVQFGGQTPLNIANELEEAGVKILGTSPETIDLAEDRDRFRKVMRKLAIPQPESGMASTLEKALEIANRIGYPLMVRPSYVLGGRAMEVVLDEEMLIHYMTAAVGVSPERPILIDKFLENAIEAEADAIADGTDAFVPAVMEHIELAGVHSGDSACVIPPVSIPVKHIETIYEYTRKIAIELNVVGLMNIQYAIAKDTIYILEANPRASRTVPIVSKVCNISMARLATQVVMGSKISDLNLKPKQIPHFGVKEAVFPFKMFPEVDPLLGPEMRSTGEVLGLAKSFGLAFFKSQKATQLTLPLEGTVLITIANKDKLRAFEPARLFSDLGFKILATKGTHQFLKEKGIESETIRKLGYGRPNIVDAIKNGEIQLIVNTPSGKESQDDDSYIRKAAIEYKILNITTTAAALAAARGIAARRKRKSEIKSLQAYHADIK
- the glnE gene encoding bifunctional [glutamate--ammonia ligase]-adenylyl-L-tyrosine phosphorylase/[glutamate--ammonia-ligase] adenylyltransferase yields the protein MKHHKELPEILATDFKRKWDDFCIASDEANITIPQNPKFLRELKQVFAFSDFVAISCTRNPEMIATLMESGDLHRRYSSESYSDTLKTSLSGIKEDPELEEALRVFRTREMVRIAWRDLTGLADLAETMSDLSAFADACIDQTLSILYNRLCTQFGIPTGADNLPLNLIVIGMGKLGGHELNFSSDVDLILAFPEQGNTKQGPKTISNEEFFLHLCRQLIRVIGRVTSDGFVFRVDTRLRPFGENGPLCMSFDAMEQYYQHQGREWERYAWIKARVVAGDKKAGEKLLNKLKPFIYRRYLDYGVFGSLRDMKKKISLEVKKKGMKQDIKLGPGGIREIEFFGQIFQLLRGGVLPVLQERPIQKVLRILYRENYFPQNVCDELLQAYEFLRKTEHRLQEFYDQQTHQLPSEPVDQERLAASMGFASYPIFGEHLERHRKNVHTHFMALLETKDSKKTNEKTSDEFGNIWLRLTDDKHSAQMLLNKGYQRPNKVIQLLDHLRNDLATRTLSTEGRSRLDKLVPIILQEISTVRHPDKTLHRIVDLIKTIERRTSYLSLLIENPSALTHLVKLSCASPLITSRLAAHPVLLDELLDPRTLYAPPQKDELKEELNKKLGQVNTHELEYQIEQLCIFKQSNTLRVAAADVTGLLPLMRVSDHLTYIAETVLHEVVNLAWNHLVEKHGIPTCLADGNKCNRGFVVIAYGKLGGIELGYASDLDLVFLHAGSAGQTTGGMQQIDNTQFFARLGQRVVHILTAHTRMGNLYEIDMRLRPSGSAGVLVSQIDTFTEYQHKSAWTWEHQALIRARAICGDTNLINHFNKVRKGVLSILKDKTKLRKEVADMRERLREERLKPKPGIFNIKQDKGGMVDIEFLVQYLVLLNSNKYPELLNFTDNVRQLQSLTEIKVVDEYTANLLRHAYLIFRAVAHRFSLQEKSAEVPEDKFYRLRKKIMNIWNAFMEKNR
- a CDS encoding RNA methyltransferase, which gives rise to MPKRVNLSHISIVLHKPKHPENIGAAARSMRNMGFSQLVVVNPKNYIPKKVLKLATHEAADIVEHIKFHQDLKEALSGYNYVVGTTARLGGERQIVNSPSKLAEKLIPISHENRVAIVFGPEDRGLSNKDIRFCHVLVNIPTAEFSSLNLAQAVMIICFEIFSAGREENEEFVPRLANRHELDGMYDQLKDILVKISYINHENPDYWMNKLRYFFTRMQLRAREVSIIRGICRQIDWYGKKRYEDGLKKQK